One Pecten maximus chromosome 16, xPecMax1.1, whole genome shotgun sequence DNA window includes the following coding sequences:
- the LOC117314592 gene encoding uncharacterized protein LOC117314592 — MITPRQHLHRTAFKPDNIHTGHYSHWTSFTQDNIHNGGIDIGQYSHLAAFTPDSIHTGQHSHRTAFTPDSIHAGQHSLRAEFTPDNLYTGQHSHRRAFIPDRIHTGQHSQRIAFTSGSIHTGQHSQRTAFTSGSIHTGQNSHRTAFTPDSIHIGQHSYRTEFTRGSIHTGQHSRWTAFTPDSIHTGQHSQRTAFTSGSIHTGQNSHRTAFIPDSIHTGQHSRIAAFKLGSIHTGQNSLRTAFTPYSIHTGQHIHRTAFTPDSIHTGQHSHRTAFTPDSIYTGQHIHRTAFTPDSIYTGQHSHRTAFTPDSIHTGQHSHRTAFTPDSIHTGQHSHRAAFTTDSIHTGQHSHRTAFTPGSIHTGQHSHRTSFTTGSMRGTQLRFKPVMTPLSPGQGHAFQPL; from the coding sequence ATGATAACACCCAGGCAGCATTTACACCGGACAGCTTTCAAACCAGACAACATTCATACCGGACATTATTCACACTGGACATCATTCACACAAGACAACATTCACAATGGCGGCATTGACATCGGGCAATATTCACATTTGGCAGCATTCACACCGGACAGTATTCACACCGGGCAGCATTCACACCGGACAGCATTCACACCGGACAGCATTCACGCTGGACAGCATTCACTACGGGCAGAATTCACACCGGACAACCTTTACACCGGACAGCATTCACATCGGAGAGCATTCATACCGGACAGAATTCACACCGGACAGCATTCACAACGGATAGCATTCACATCGGGCAGCATTCACACCGGGCAGCATTCACAGCGGACAGCATTCACATCGGGCAGCATTCATACCGGACAGAATTCACACCGGACAGCATTCACACCGGACAGCATTCACATCGGGCAGCATTCATACCGGACAGAATTCACACGGGGCAGCATTCACACCGGACAGCATTCACGCTGGACAGCATTCACACCGGACAGCATTCACACCGGGCAGCATTCACAGCGGACAGCATTCACATCGGGCAGCATTCATACCGGACAGAATTCACACCGGACAGCATTCATACCGGACAGCATTCATACCGGGCAGCATTCACGCATTGCAGCATTCAAACTGGGCAGCATTCACACCGGGCAAAATTCACTACGGACAGCATTCACACCGTACAGCATTCACACCGGACAGCATATACACCGGACAGCATTCACACCGGACAGCATTCACACCGGGCAGCATTCACACCGGACAGCATTCACACCGGACAGCATATACACCGGACAGCATATACACAGGACAGCATTCACACCGGACAGCATTTACACCGGACAGCATTCACACCGGACAGCATTCACACCGGACAGCATTCACACCGGACAGCATTCACACCGGACAGCATTCACACCGGACAGCATTCACACCGGACAGCATTCACACCGGGCAGCATTCACAACGGACAGCATTCACACCGGACAGCATTCACACCGGACAGCTTTCACACCGGGCAGCATTCACACCGGACAGCATTCACACCGGACATCATTCACAACGGGCAGCATGAGGGGAACACAACTAAGGTTTAAGCCTGTGATGACCCCCTTATCCCCAGGACAGGGACATGCATTCCAACCACTCTGA
- the LOC117314591 gene encoding C3 and PZP-like alpha-2-macroglobulin domain-containing protein 8 — protein sequence MTEDGRRAITLVDYFRISTTDVYGLINLTKYGYVYQPVPDCLAQFTFQVKACHNVHVGLFRPGEQSYTYKVVLGSFLNTKSKLRIRKSYHEIVHEENNTVDCNVYKKFWISWRNNVISAGHGNSSNNAMLFSSTDEQPNQIRYVGISTGYGASGQWKIPNERPPLQCYQHVQWSVSPGHQNTNMTSNITWSVTTDNLGQCAVACKRSDSCVSFVYNNEKNVCQGHGLKYHNITEGQGHTERGSHYFTKP from the exons ATGACTGAAGATGGAagaagggcgataactctggtGGACTATTTCCGAATTTCCACAACAGATGTGTACGGTCTCATCAATTTGACCAAATATGGATATGTTTATCAGCCGGTGCCGGACTGCCTCGCACAATTTACGTTCCAAGTGAAAGCTTGTCATAATGTGCATGTGGGACTCTTCAGGCCTGGTGAACAATCTTATACTTACAAAGTTGTTCTAGGTAGTTTTCTGAATACCAAGTCGAAACTGAGGATCAGAAAGTCATATCACGAAATTGTTCATGAAGAGAACAATACCGTGGATTGTAATGTCTACAAGAAATTCTGGATATCATGGCGGAACAATGTTATATCGGCAGGGCATGGCAACTCATCCAATaatgccatgttgttttcatcTACTGATGAACAACCAAACCAAATACGATATGTTGGAATTTCGACAGGATATGGTGCCTCCGGTCAATGGAAAATACCAAATGAAC GTCCACCATTGCAATGCTATCAACATGTTCAATGGTCTGTATCACCAGGACATCAGAACACGAATATGACGTCCAACATCACGTGGTCTGTGACAACTGATAACCTCGGACAGTGCGCTGTGGCCTGTAAACGGAGTGATTCGTGCGTGTCCTTTGTTTATAACAACGAGAAAAATGTGTGTCAAGGTCATGGGCTCAAGTACCATAATATCaccgaaggtcaaggtcacacagagAGAGGAAGTCACTACTTCACCAAGCCATGA